In Candidatus Syntrophoarchaeum caldarius, one DNA window encodes the following:
- a CDS encoding membrane protein: MDNFVRNSLILLVVCTAVMCVAAYAGYASGAGMEGTDGIVEEHAASTGGLEAVDIVPNVGAFGDMGEYVGFTLAGIIAGFIFGYFWIDIKEGGGQRA, encoded by the coding sequence ATGGATAATTTTGTCAGAAATTCCCTGATACTTCTTGTGGTCTGCACCGCTGTGATGTGTGTTGCCGCCTATGCGGGATACGCGTCAGGTGCCGGGATGGAGGGGACCGATGGCATTGTTGAGGAGCATGCAGCAAGCACAGGAGGGCTTGAAGCCGTAGATATTGTTCCAAATGTGGGAGCGTTTGGCGATATGGGCGAGTACGTCGGGTTCACACTTGCAGGGATCATCGCAGGGTTTATCTTCGGTTACTTCTGGATCGATATAAAGGAGGGTGGTGGTCAGCGTGCTTGA
- a CDS encoding cobalt transporter CbiM — MHISDGILSTQWCIVWYAVALVFIALGIREIKRRTEETPSYMPLLALMGAAIFVIAVWHIPVPVTGSCSHPIGTPMSAIIVGPFATVVLSAIALIFHAFLAHGGITTLGANTVSMGIVGTFAGYGTYVLLRRVNLSVWIAAGMAGFIGDILCYLTTAMELALSINPGSVLYHWGLYSLGFVPTQLPLAVAEFIFTAAIVKYIADTRPDIIAKLGGAIDG; from the coding sequence ATGCACATCTCAGATGGAATACTGAGCACCCAGTGGTGTATTGTGTGGTACGCGGTTGCCCTCGTCTTTATAGCCCTTGGCATCCGCGAGATCAAACGAAGAACAGAGGAGACCCCGTCATACATGCCGCTTCTTGCGCTTATGGGCGCTGCGATCTTTGTGATTGCGGTCTGGCATATCCCGGTTCCTGTTACAGGTTCGTGCTCTCATCCGATCGGAACACCGATGTCAGCGATCATCGTTGGCCCGTTTGCAACCGTTGTTCTGAGTGCGATTGCGCTCATCTTCCATGCGTTTCTTGCACACGGGGGAATCACGACGCTTGGAGCGAACACGGTATCGATGGGGATTGTGGGAACGTTCGCGGGCTATGGAACATACGTTCTTCTTAGAAGGGTCAATCTCTCGGTCTGGATTGCAGCAGGTATGGCAGGATTTATAGGGGATATCCTTTGCTATCTCACAACCGCGATGGAGCTTGCACTCTCGATAAATCCAGGTTCGGTTCTCTATCACTGGGGGCTATACTCGCTTGGATTTGTCCCGACGCAGCTGCCGCTTGCAGTCGCTGAGTTCATATTCACCGCAGCGATCGTGAAGTACATCGCAGATACAAGACCTGATATTATTGCAAAGCTTGGAGGTGCTATAGATGGATAA
- a CDS encoding cobalt transporter CbiM produces MHISDGILSTQWCIVWYAVALVFIALGIREIKRRTEETPSYMPLLALMGAAIFVIAVWHIPVPVTGSCSHPIGTPMSAIVVGPFATVVLSAIALIFHAFLAHGGITTLGANTVSMGIVGTFTGYGTYVLLRRANLSVWIAAGMAGFVGDILCYLTTAMELALSINPGSVLYHWGLYSLGFVPTQLPLAVAEFIFTAAIVKYIADTRPDIIAKLGGAIDG; encoded by the coding sequence ATGCACATCTCAGATGGAATACTGAGTACCCAGTGGTGTATCGTGTGGTACGCGGTTGCCCTCGTCTTTATAGCCCTTGGCATCCGCGAGATTAAACGAAGAACAGAGGAAACCCCGTCATACATGCCGCTTCTTGCGCTTATGGGCGCTGCGATCTTTGTGATTGCGGTCTGGCATATCCCGGTTCCCGTTACAGGTTCGTGCTCTCATCCAATCGGGACACCGATGTCAGCGATTGTCGTTGGCCCGTTTGCAACCGTTGTTCTGAGTGCGATTGCGCTCATCTTCCATGCGTTTCTTGCACACGGGGGGATCACGACCCTTGGAGCGAACACGGTATCGATGGGGATTGTGGGAACGTTCACAGGTTATGGAACATACGTTCTTCTGAGAAGAGCCAATCTCTCGGTCTGGATTGCAGCAGGTATGGCAGGGTTTGTAGGGGATATCCTTTGCTATCTCACAACCGCGATGGAGCTTGCACTCTCGATAAATCCAGGTTCGGTTCTCTATCACTGGGGGCTATACTCGCTTGGATTTGTCCCGACACAGCTGCCGCTTGCAGTCGCTGAGTTCATATTCACCGCAGCGATCGTGAAGTACATCGCAGATACAAGACCTGATATTATTGCAAAGCTTGGAGGTGCTATAGATGGATAA